The DNA segment CGTGCACCCGCGCGACCCAGGACGCGATGCGGTCCGACGCGTCGCTGCTCGCGCACTTCTTCAGCACCTTCGCCTCGTGGCCGTGGCCCCAGCCCGTGACGCTCACGCCCGAAACGGCGCGGTACCGGCCTGACGGCAAGCGCGACCTCCTGCCCGTCATCGCCCCCGCGCTCCCCGCGCGAAACACCGCGCGCAACGTGTCGCGGTCCACGTTCCGCGTCATCCGGGAGGAACTGCTCCGTGCCCGCGACCTCGTGGCCCACGCGCGCGCCGCAGGGACTCCCTCCGCCTGGGCCGCGCTCTTCGCGCCCTTCAACGCCCATGAGTCCCCACAGGCCACGCTGCGCCTGTCCGTCGAGGCCGCCACCCCGGACGACCGGGAGATCGTCGCGGGTTGGGTCCTCGGACACGTCACGGCCCTGGTGTATCGGCTGGAGGGGGACAGGCGGCTCTCCGTGCGCCCGTTCCAGCCCGCGCACGCCGGAGGCCCGCTGCTCATTGGCCTGGAGGTGCGCGATGCGCGGGACGCGGAGGCCTTGGCCTGGCAGCCGCGAAGCCCGCTGTTCGCGGCCGTGGAGGCGTTCCACGCGTCCTTCCAGGAATGGACGCACCGCCCGGCCAGCGCGGTGCTCCAGGTCGAATGGGTGCGCGGCAATGACAGCTCACGGAGCGGCGCTCCCGCTCCGTAAAGCCTGTCACTCCAACGCTCGCGTCACTTCGCTCCCGCGAGCCACGAACCCCAGCGCACGATGCGCGTGCCGCCTTCGGGCTCGTTCTTGCCACCCGTCACCACGCGCTCGGTGTTGCTGGCGAGCGGCTGGAAGCGCACCTCATAGGGCATGCCCGCGAGCCCCGGTGCCCACGGCTCGGCCGCGTAGGTCTGCGAGAAGACGCGCTGGGTGCCTTCGACGTTCTCGCTGCTCTGCTCGATGAGCGCGGGCACGTTCCGGCCCTCCGCGCTGAACGTGCCTCGGGTGGCGGACGCGGCGGAGGCGGGCGGCCAATCCCCCGCGGAGAGCACCTCCCAGGGCAGGCCCATCAGCAGCTCCTCCAGCGGCTCCGGCTCGGCCTGGGAGAAGTCGGAGCACGGGGCGGCGTTGGCCTCGACGGGGCCTTCGGTGCGCAGCAGGTAGCCACGCTCGGCGCTGAAGCACACGCGCTGCGTGCCGGGCGGGGTCCCCGCCACGTCCACGAACCGCTCGTAGAACGCGCCCGGGCCCAGGGGCCGCTCCAGCGCGGGCACGGGGGCGCTGGCCTCCGCTGAACCCTCGCGGACCTCGCGCAGCGTCAGCTTGACGCCGCCCGGCATGCCGAAGCCGGACGACTCCGTCCCCGCCTCGACCAGGCCGCGCATGAGGTAGAGCGGGCCCGGCGTGTTGGCGTACACGCGCGTGCGCAGGGGGCCGTCCACGGGGCGCTGATCGTTGACGTAGCGGACCGCCTCCCAGCTGCGGCCCGCGCCGGAGACGACCTCGGCGGTGGCCTTGCCGCCATGGGGCACGTCGAGCGGACGCGTCGTGTCCGCGCGCACCGGGAAGAGCAGGTCCTGCGCCAGCCGCGCCTGGGAGAAGGGCTTGCCCGACTCATCGCTGAAGGCCGCGCGCACCCAGACCCAGGGCTGCTGCACCGCCACCACCTCCAGCGTCAGCTGCCCTTGAAGGCTGCGCGCGGTGCCCCCACCACCGCGCGGCGAGGGGCCCTGCGTCGCGGTGAAGGCGTAGGTGATCCGATCCCCCACGCGTGCGCGCGCCCAGGCCTCGGAGGCCTGCACGGACGCGGTGTCCTGGGAGCGCGTATCGGAAGGGGAAGGGCCGCTCGACTTCGTGCTCTCGCAGCCGGGAAGGAACGACAGGGCCGCACCCAACAGCGCGGCGATGGGGAGGGAAGGGCGCATGGTCATGGGGACGGAATACTCCGGGAGTGGATTCACTCCCAGCCTGCCAGGACCTACATGGATTCCGTGGATTCACGGGGTAAATCCGACCCTGGGGCAGGTGACTGATTGAAAGACACCCCTGTCCGAAAACAGGAGGCC comes from the Corallococcus macrosporus genome and includes:
- a CDS encoding DUF6068 family protein — its product is MRPSLPIAALLGAALSFLPGCESTKSSGPSPSDTRSQDTASVQASEAWARARVGDRITYAFTATQGPSPRGGGGTARSLQGQLTLEVVAVQQPWVWVRAAFSDESGKPFSQARLAQDLLFPVRADTTRPLDVPHGGKATAEVVSGAGRSWEAVRYVNDQRPVDGPLRTRVYANTPGPLYLMRGLVEAGTESSGFGMPGGVKLTLREVREGSAEASAPVPALERPLGPGAFYERFVDVAGTPPGTQRVCFSAERGYLLRTEGPVEANAAPCSDFSQAEPEPLEELLMGLPWEVLSAGDWPPASAASATRGTFSAEGRNVPALIEQSSENVEGTQRVFSQTYAAEPWAPGLAGMPYEVRFQPLASNTERVVTGGKNEPEGGTRIVRWGSWLAGAK